From the genome of Flavobacterium ovatum, one region includes:
- a CDS encoding IS66 family insertion sequence element accessory protein TnpB, protein MDKNEFMLSQVESWKQSGLSQQGYCDQAGIKLGTFSYWIRKSKNEEAQSGGFIALKKPVLALENKYEIVYPNGVVLRVDTDNLSELSALVNLY, encoded by the coding sequence ATGGACAAAAATGAATTTATGTTATCCCAAGTAGAATCTTGGAAACAAAGTGGACTTTCACAACAAGGGTATTGCGATCAAGCAGGTATTAAATTAGGAACCTTCAGCTATTGGATACGAAAAAGCAAAAATGAAGAAGCACAAAGCGGAGGTTTTATTGCACTGAAAAAACCAGTTTTAGCTTTAGAAAACAAATACGAAATCGTTTACCCTAATGGAGTTGTGCTGCGAGTGGATACGGATAATTTAAGTGAACTTTCGGCTTTAGTAAACCTATATTAG
- the tnpB gene encoding IS66 family insertion sequence element accessory protein TnpB (TnpB, as the term is used for proteins encoded by IS66 family insertion elements, is considered an accessory protein, since TnpC, encoded by a neighboring gene, is a DDE family transposase.) encodes MFSLSSSHTFLLYPKVCDMRKSFNGLCGLVTNELGRVAHSGEVFIFINRNNNQMKLLHWESGGFVLYHKRLEQGTFAGSTGTKLQINWSDLVLMIEGIQIIKSNKKRRFSLE; translated from the coding sequence GTGTTTAGCCTTAGTAGTTCACATACCTTTTTGCTCTACCCCAAAGTTTGCGATATGCGCAAAAGCTTTAATGGTTTGTGTGGTCTTGTTACCAATGAATTAGGACGCGTAGCACACAGTGGAGAAGTATTCATTTTTATCAATCGCAATAATAATCAGATGAAACTTTTGCACTGGGAATCTGGTGGTTTTGTTCTTTATCACAAGCGCTTAGAGCAAGGGACTTTTGCTGGTTCAACCGGTACTAAATTGCAAATTAATTGGAGTGATTTGGTGTTGATGATCGAAGGAATTCAAATCATAAAAAGCAATAAAAAAAGGAGATTTTCTTTGGAATAA
- a CDS encoding IS66 family transposase, which translates to MEIDLDNVSKQELFELLTKAQKNMFVLDKTIFEQSETISVQGKTISKQDKKLVKLEKKEVVLEGKASKLEGKAFKLEERVEELQRLVELLRRMQFGQKRERFEDPSQTTLPLDLEQELLQEQEEVIKEEITYSRSKKKHPGRAKLPDHLPVEEIEIYPEGDLSDQVCIGKETTDVLDYVPGHFKIKRYIRYKYATKDKDNTKISIGDLPERIIDKGIPSEGLLATILVDKYVDHLPLYRQKQRFSREDIDIASSTIDGWAAQSMDALKPLYEKLVMDIKNEGYLQVDETTIKVLDDKKKDKTHLGYYWVYHAPISKLVMFNYSPTRASSAALPILQNFKGYLQTDGYAGYKAYGKKSDITHLGCWAHARREFERALDNDKQKAQHVLVEIQKLYAVERKTKEQNLRPEQIKELRLQESLPIINELGKWMFLQIKLTLPKSQIGKALAYSQTRWDNLSAYLLDGNLQIDNNLVENAIRPVAIGRKNYLFAGSHDAAQRAAMAYTFFTNCKKHNVNPFEWLKYTLENIQSINHKNIKDLYPHNYKQLAESTPL; encoded by the coding sequence ATGGAAATAGACCTAGATAACGTATCAAAACAGGAACTTTTTGAGCTTTTAACTAAAGCTCAAAAAAACATGTTTGTGCTGGATAAAACTATTTTTGAACAAAGTGAAACTATTTCTGTTCAAGGTAAAACTATCTCCAAACAAGATAAAAAACTTGTTAAGCTTGAAAAAAAGGAAGTCGTGTTAGAAGGTAAAGCTTCTAAATTAGAAGGTAAAGCTTTTAAATTAGAAGAACGAGTTGAAGAACTTCAACGTTTAGTAGAATTACTGCGCCGTATGCAGTTTGGTCAAAAACGAGAGCGTTTTGAAGATCCTTCTCAAACTACTTTACCTTTAGATCTAGAACAAGAGCTCCTGCAAGAACAAGAAGAAGTTATCAAAGAAGAAATCACTTATTCTCGTTCTAAAAAGAAACATCCTGGCAGGGCTAAACTTCCGGATCATTTACCAGTTGAAGAAATCGAGATTTACCCTGAAGGAGATTTATCTGATCAGGTTTGTATTGGCAAAGAAACTACAGATGTGCTTGATTATGTTCCGGGACACTTTAAAATCAAAAGATATATCCGATACAAATACGCGACTAAGGATAAAGACAATACTAAGATATCCATCGGGGATTTACCCGAAAGAATCATAGATAAAGGAATACCCTCAGAAGGACTACTAGCCACTATCTTAGTAGATAAATATGTGGATCACCTTCCGCTATATCGTCAAAAGCAACGGTTCTCTAGAGAAGATATCGATATTGCTTCTTCTACAATAGATGGTTGGGCGGCTCAGAGCATGGATGCTTTAAAACCCTTGTATGAGAAGCTGGTTATGGATATCAAAAATGAAGGTTACCTTCAAGTTGATGAAACCACCATCAAGGTTTTAGACGACAAGAAAAAAGACAAAACGCATCTCGGTTATTATTGGGTGTATCATGCCCCAATATCAAAACTTGTAATGTTCAATTACAGCCCTACTCGTGCAAGTAGCGCTGCACTACCTATTTTGCAAAACTTTAAAGGTTACTTGCAAACAGACGGATATGCAGGCTACAAAGCTTATGGAAAAAAATCAGATATTACTCATCTGGGCTGTTGGGCACACGCTAGGCGAGAATTTGAAAGAGCATTAGATAATGACAAGCAAAAAGCACAACATGTTTTAGTTGAAATACAAAAGCTATATGCGGTGGAGCGCAAAACAAAAGAACAAAACCTTAGACCTGAGCAAATCAAAGAGCTGAGGCTTCAGGAAAGCTTACCTATTATAAACGAACTAGGTAAATGGATGTTTTTGCAAATCAAACTAACCCTACCAAAAAGTCAGATTGGCAAAGCTCTTGCATACTCTCAAACAAGATGGGATAATTTATCGGCATACCTATTAGATGGCAACTTGCAAATAGATAATAATCTGGTGGAAAATGCAATCAGACCAGTAGCCATAGGTAGAAAGAATTATCTTTTTGCCGGATCGCACGATGCTGCTCAAAGAGCGGCTATGGCCTATACCTTTTTTACTAACTGCAAAAAACATAACGTAAATCCTTTTGAGTGGCTAAAATATACCCTTGAGAATATCCAATCTATAAACCACAAGAATATTAAAGACTTGTATCCCCACAATTACAAGCAACTAGCGGAATCTACACCATTGTAA
- a CDS encoding Arm DNA-binding domain-containing protein, giving the protein MNTTVSVLFYIKRSKINNDGICPIYTRVTIQAKRFEFSTNKYINPERWSGEGSKVKGTNEEARYPPEQLHVVLYDAIIHRSVMLQWCRFR; this is encoded by the coding sequence ATGAACACAACTGTATCCGTTCTCTTTTACATAAAGAGATCAAAAATCAACAACGATGGCATCTGTCCTATTTACACAAGAGTAACAATCCAAGCCAAAAGATTTGAGTTTAGTACAAACAAGTATATAAATCCAGAGAGATGGTCAGGAGAAGGCTCTAAAGTCAAGGGTACAAATGAAGAAGCAAGGTATCCACCCGAGCAACTACATGTTGTTTTATACGATGCGATTATTCATAGGAGCGTAATGTTACAATGGTGTAGATTCCGCTAG